One segment of Pseudodesulfovibrio sp. 5S69 DNA contains the following:
- the tatB gene encoding Sec-independent protein translocase protein TatB, with translation MFGIGGPELLIICVVALIVIGPQKLPELLRSLGKGVAEFKRVGNEVKSTLDDEVTKAEAAARKKEVDAELARRKAEKAKQEAAAESPAPEAESPAPEAQAETADSVEPEEKKA, from the coding sequence ATGTTTGGAATAGGCGGACCCGAATTACTGATTATCTGCGTGGTGGCGCTCATCGTCATCGGCCCCCAGAAGCTGCCCGAGCTGCTCCGCTCTCTGGGCAAGGGCGTGGCCGAGTTCAAGCGCGTCGGCAACGAGGTCAAGTCCACCCTGGACGATGAGGTTACCAAGGCCGAGGCCGCTGCCCGCAAGAAGGAAGTGGACGCCGAGCTGGCCCGCCGCAAGGCCGAGAAGGCCAAGCAGGAGGCTGCCGCCGAGTCCCCGGCCCCCGAGGCGGAGTCCCCGGCCCCCGAAGCCCAGGCCGAAACGGCCGACAGCGTCGAGCCCGAAGAGAAAAAGGCCTAG
- the hisB gene encoding imidazoleglycerol-phosphate dehydratase HisB, whose protein sequence is MRQATVARTTKETDISLTLNLDGEGKAAVDTGIGFADHMLTLCAFWAGFDLDLTCKGDLEIDTHHSLEDIGLCLGQALAEALGDKRGINRVASAKVPMDEALAEVVVDLSGRPYIVYDDALLPDLVAGEEKDVWREFLKSLAYKAGMNLHVKFEYGQNGHHLLEAAFKALGLALSRAATVGRKGVSSTKGSLD, encoded by the coding sequence ATGCGCCAGGCCACAGTGGCTCGGACCACCAAGGAAACGGACATATCGCTGACCCTGAACCTCGACGGTGAAGGCAAGGCGGCGGTGGACACCGGCATCGGGTTCGCCGACCACATGCTCACCCTGTGCGCCTTCTGGGCCGGGTTCGACCTGGACCTGACCTGCAAGGGCGACCTGGAGATCGACACCCACCACAGCCTGGAGGATATCGGGCTCTGCCTGGGCCAGGCTCTTGCCGAGGCCCTGGGCGACAAGCGGGGCATCAACCGCGTGGCCTCGGCCAAGGTCCCCATGGACGAGGCCCTGGCCGAAGTGGTCGTGGATCTCTCGGGCCGCCCCTACATCGTCTATGACGACGCCCTGTTGCCCGACCTTGTCGCGGGCGAAGAGAAGGACGTCTGGCGTGAATTTTTGAAGTCCCTGGCGTACAAAGCGGGCATGAACCTGCACGTCAAATTCGAGTACGGCCAAAACGGCCATCATCTGCTGGAAGCGGCCTTCAAGGCCCTGGGACTGGCTCTGTCTCGCGCGGCCACCGTCGGGCGCAAGGGGGTTTCCAGCACCAAAGGGAGTCTCGACTGA
- the tatC gene encoding twin-arginine translocase subunit TatC: MSSDKDDVKGPEEEPVSKKTIEPEEDPTLIDESPSPDDGEGAEPEESAEAEAEKAPEDADGSDGSGEGGDEVASPEPPEVYAATAVPAEGGDGGDGGDGSDDDPAAEPDDEPEDDEEDEPEEPEEGEGAQMSLLDHLGELRSRLTRAALAVCVGMVACYSFAGQMFDILMQPMVDVFQKQAAATAPLLTPEFYQQFGTVFEKMLSANGFNHPEQMQIFMAALQKALMAVAREGHFQYTYPAEAFFAHIKISIVAGIFLVSPYVFAQIWGFIAPGLYSHERKWMVPMALFSGMFFTGGALFGYFQVFPYAFEFFAGFSNAGIQFVPKLNEYLSFCLKLLFAFGLVFELPLFIFFLARLGMVSSAGLRRKRKYAILCAFVLAAILTPPDPFTQCLMAGPLVVLYEVGIWVAYFFGKKEKRHLKKQAEAEAKAQAELDAVAEEGGDGDGEETP; the protein is encoded by the coding sequence ATGAGTTCCGACAAAGACGACGTCAAAGGGCCCGAAGAGGAACCTGTTTCCAAGAAGACCATCGAGCCGGAAGAGGACCCGACCCTGATCGACGAGAGCCCGTCCCCGGACGACGGGGAAGGCGCTGAACCGGAAGAGTCCGCCGAGGCGGAGGCCGAGAAGGCTCCCGAAGACGCGGACGGTTCCGACGGGAGCGGCGAGGGCGGCGACGAGGTCGCCTCGCCCGAACCGCCCGAGGTGTACGCCGCGACGGCCGTTCCGGCCGAAGGTGGCGATGGCGGAGACGGCGGGGACGGTTCGGACGACGATCCGGCCGCAGAGCCCGATGACGAGCCCGAGGACGACGAGGAAGACGAGCCCGAAGAGCCCGAGGAGGGCGAGGGGGCCCAGATGTCCCTGCTCGACCATCTCGGCGAGCTGCGGTCCCGGCTGACCCGCGCGGCGCTGGCCGTGTGCGTGGGCATGGTCGCCTGTTATTCCTTTGCCGGGCAGATGTTCGACATCCTCATGCAGCCCATGGTGGACGTCTTCCAGAAACAGGCGGCGGCCACCGCTCCGTTGCTGACCCCGGAGTTTTACCAGCAGTTCGGCACGGTCTTCGAGAAGATGCTCTCCGCCAACGGGTTCAACCACCCCGAGCAGATGCAGATCTTCATGGCCGCCCTGCAAAAGGCGCTCATGGCCGTGGCCAGGGAAGGGCACTTTCAGTACACCTACCCGGCCGAGGCCTTTTTCGCGCACATCAAGATCTCCATCGTGGCCGGCATCTTCCTGGTCAGCCCGTACGTGTTCGCCCAGATCTGGGGCTTCATCGCCCCGGGGCTCTACTCGCACGAGCGCAAGTGGATGGTGCCCATGGCCCTGTTCTCCGGGATGTTCTTCACCGGCGGTGCGCTGTTCGGCTATTTCCAGGTCTTCCCCTATGCCTTTGAATTCTTTGCCGGGTTTTCCAACGCGGGCATTCAGTTCGTTCCCAAGCTCAACGAATACCTGAGTTTCTGCCTGAAGCTCCTGTTCGCCTTCGGCCTGGTTTTCGAGCTGCCCCTGTTCATCTTCTTCCTGGCCCGGCTGGGCATGGTCTCGTCCGCGGGATTGCGCAGGAAACGCAAGTACGCCATCCTGTGTGCCTTTGTCCTGGCGGCCATTCTGACCCCGCCCGATCCCTTCACCCAGTGTCTCATGGCCGGGCCTCTGGTCGTCCTTTACGAGGTCGGCATCTGGGTGGCCTACTTCTTCGGCAAGAAGGAGAAACGCCACCTCAAGAAGCAGGCCGAGGCCGAGGCAAAGGCCCAGGCCGAGCTGGACGCCGTTGCCGAAGAGGGTGGAGACGGAGACGGGGAAGAGACCCCCTAG